The following proteins come from a genomic window of Nitrospirae bacterium YQR-1:
- a CDS encoding bi-domain-containing oxidoreductase produces the protein MKQVLIRGGDVLVEDVAPPMAAPGCIVVKTAFSAISSGTELSGIQHAATPLWERALREPKRIKQAVDMVAQRGLQNTYSLITGKLNSGNPAGYSLSGYVFETGEGVEKFRVGDRVACGGNKYALHSEMVVVPKNLAVKIPECVDMSKASVVTIGAIALQGVRRAVPAIGEVFCVIGLGILGQLTAQILKANGCKVIGADVNPERVALATALGMHSALEAEQDGGVDTVKRLTEGAGVDGVIITASSPSDGIVSAAFKMCRKKGRVVLVGDVGLNLNRGDFYEKELDFFVSTSYGPGRYDGVYEEKGLDYPIGYVRWTENRNMSEFLRLVADGLVRLDSLISGIYSVEDAKKAYDELSESKPLIVLLSYPQSGGEAVNRKVFNPESKPAKGGRINIALAGCGNFARAVHLPNLRELNNLYHIRAIMNRTGHVALNAAKQFKADYSTTDFNELLKDSSVEALLISTTHNLHARMAYDALKAGKHVFVEKPLALTREELALFAGFYQENSHTASTPMLFAGFNRRFSPHIQKICKETEKRTGPLFINYRINGGYIAADNWIQTPEGGGRNLGEACHIYDIFTFLTNSKVKTVGAASITPDTGYYKRNDNFTASITFEDGSLCTLTYTSMGSKDYPKEHMEVFFDGKTAQLNDYKTTQIYGASGMTLKTKTAEKGHKEELAAFAGALTGKQVNWPIELWQLLQATEIALRVEELIA, from the coding sequence GTGAAACAGGTACTGATAAGGGGCGGGGATGTGTTAGTTGAAGATGTTGCCCCACCTATGGCGGCCCCGGGATGTATTGTTGTAAAAACAGCCTTTTCCGCAATCTCATCAGGCACGGAACTCAGCGGCATTCAACATGCGGCTACTCCTTTGTGGGAAAGAGCGTTAAGAGAGCCTAAGAGAATAAAACAAGCAGTGGATATGGTAGCTCAAAGGGGGCTACAAAATACATACTCCCTGATAACCGGCAAGCTCAACAGTGGAAACCCTGCAGGGTACTCTCTCTCAGGCTATGTTTTTGAGACAGGGGAGGGGGTTGAAAAGTTCAGGGTGGGAGACAGGGTTGCTTGTGGTGGAAACAAGTATGCCTTGCACAGTGAGATGGTAGTGGTGCCTAAAAATCTGGCGGTTAAAATCCCTGAGTGTGTGGATATGTCAAAGGCTTCAGTGGTTACAATTGGGGCGATAGCACTTCAGGGGGTTCGCAGAGCTGTGCCTGCTATAGGGGAGGTGTTTTGTGTTATAGGGCTGGGCATACTTGGGCAGTTGACGGCTCAGATTTTAAAAGCAAACGGCTGCAAAGTCATCGGAGCGGACGTTAACCCTGAAAGGGTGGCACTTGCCACAGCCCTTGGTATGCATAGTGCTTTAGAGGCGGAGCAGGACGGCGGTGTTGATACGGTTAAACGCCTCACTGAGGGTGCCGGTGTTGATGGTGTGATAATAACCGCCTCATCGCCCTCTGACGGCATAGTATCGGCGGCATTTAAGATGTGCCGGAAAAAGGGACGTGTCGTGCTTGTCGGAGACGTGGGGCTTAATCTCAATAGAGGGGATTTTTACGAAAAGGAGCTGGATTTTTTCGTCTCGACCTCCTACGGCCCGGGCCGTTATGACGGAGTTTATGAGGAAAAAGGGCTTGATTATCCAATTGGGTATGTAAGGTGGACGGAAAACAGAAACATGTCTGAATTTCTGCGCCTTGTTGCCGATGGGCTTGTAAGGCTGGATTCCCTTATCTCGGGGATATACTCAGTTGAAGATGCAAAGAAGGCATATGATGAGTTGTCTGAGAGTAAGCCGCTTATTGTCCTTCTATCATATCCACAAAGCGGCGGGGAGGCGGTTAACCGCAAAGTATTCAATCCTGAGAGTAAACCGGCAAAAGGTGGCCGGATAAACATAGCGCTGGCCGGGTGTGGGAATTTTGCCCGTGCCGTGCATTTACCGAATCTGAGGGAGCTGAATAATTTATATCATATTAGGGCAATTATGAATCGAACCGGCCATGTAGCCCTAAATGCTGCAAAGCAGTTCAAGGCTGATTACTCGACAACTGACTTCAACGAACTTCTGAAGGATAGCTCTGTGGAGGCGCTCCTGATTTCAACAACACACAATCTTCATGCACGGATGGCTTATGATGCCCTTAAGGCCGGTAAACACGTGTTTGTTGAAAAACCCCTTGCTCTTACGCGTGAAGAGCTCGCTCTTTTTGCCGGCTTTTATCAAGAAAATTCTCACACTGCAAGCACTCCCATGCTTTTTGCCGGTTTTAACAGAAGATTTTCCCCTCACATACAAAAGATATGCAAGGAGACGGAGAAACGAACCGGTCCGCTATTTATAAACTACCGGATAAACGGGGGCTACATAGCGGCGGATAATTGGATACAAACACCGGAGGGAGGGGGCAGAAACCTTGGCGAGGCCTGCCACATATACGACATTTTCACATTTCTTACCAACTCAAAGGTCAAAACAGTCGGGGCTGCATCCATTACGCCCGATACCGGATACTATAAGAGAAACGATAATTTCACAGCCTCAATAACCTTTGAAGACGGCTCACTCTGTACTCTGACATATACATCAATGGGCAGTAAGGACTACCCTAAGGAGCATATGGAGGTGTTTTTTGACGGTAAGACGGCACAACTCAATGACTACAAAACCACACAGATTTATGGGGCATCCGGCATGACTCTAAAAACAAAAACAGCTGAAAAGGGACACAAGGAGGAGTTGGCTGCTTTTGCAGGGGCCTTAACTGGAAAGCAGGTCAATTGGCCTATTGAGTTATGGCAATTGTTACAGGCAACAGAAATAGCACTCAGGGTTGAAGAATTAATCGCATAA
- a CDS encoding SGNH/GDSL hydrolase family protein: MKSSTNYNKNIFEHNPYKTIVFTVLILLSACLLAFEAYLRIFVPLPYIVESFEYHHDLRKNFNGKVRWGETTYQLRTNSLGFKDRRRKDTDLKNTKARHRILLAGDSFTEGVGVIYEKTFAGLLDNYFSKSDTEVFNSGVQSYSPVLYYYKLKYLMEIQGLKFDEVILFADISDIKDELRYLGFRPSKPAALQKIVFFLKSDIMVINYLLKKYGQIQNKIYCKQTADNATTAVQKTGNSNPINMDIVGLELAKANTWRVIKLCLDNKIKITLVIYPHPIDIINNDYNSAYMQQWKEFSELKNVKLINLYPYFFTGAGAEETIKKYFIKDDLHWNEVGHRFVADLLIKELLPAVE; the protein is encoded by the coding sequence GTGAAAAGCAGCACTAATTATAATAAAAATATCTTTGAACATAATCCATATAAAACCATAGTTTTTACTGTATTAATTTTACTAAGTGCATGTCTTTTAGCTTTTGAGGCTTATTTAAGAATTTTTGTGCCGTTGCCATATATTGTTGAGTCATTTGAGTACCATCACGATTTACGAAAAAACTTTAATGGAAAAGTCCGCTGGGGAGAGACTACATATCAACTAAGAACAAACTCATTAGGTTTTAAAGACAGGCGACGGAAGGATACAGACCTGAAAAACACTAAAGCCCGTCATCGTATATTGCTTGCCGGTGATTCCTTTACCGAGGGAGTGGGAGTTATCTATGAAAAAACATTTGCAGGTTTGCTGGATAATTACTTTTCAAAGTCTGATACAGAGGTTTTTAATTCCGGAGTTCAGAGTTACAGCCCTGTGTTATATTATTATAAGCTAAAATATTTAATGGAAATTCAGGGGCTTAAATTCGATGAGGTTATACTTTTTGCCGACATATCTGATATTAAGGATGAGCTTAGGTATTTAGGCTTCAGGCCGTCAAAACCGGCAGCATTGCAAAAAATAGTTTTTTTTCTGAAAAGTGACATCATGGTAATTAACTATCTGTTAAAAAAATACGGACAGATACAGAATAAAATATACTGCAAACAAACAGCTGATAATGCTACCACTGCTGTGCAAAAAACCGGCAATTCAAATCCAATAAACATGGATATTGTCGGACTGGAATTGGCAAAGGCCAACACCTGGAGAGTTATCAAACTATGCCTGGACAATAAGATAAAGATTACTCTGGTAATTTACCCTCATCCCATAGACATAATCAACAATGATTATAATTCTGCTTATATGCAGCAGTGGAAGGAGTTTTCAGAGTTAAAAAATGTAAAACTAATCAACCTGTATCCGTACTTTTTCACAGGGGCAGGGGCTGAGGAAACAATAAAAAAATATTTCATTAAGGATGACTTACACTGGAATGAGGTGGGACACAGGTTTGTGGCTGATTTGCTGATAAAAGAGCTATTGCCGGCGGTTGAGTAA
- a CDS encoding SGNH/GDSL hydrolase family protein, whose product MEFPGWKNVAAVLVGCVVAAIVFEVFLRVYNPVHFTVRGDNITLAANETIHIENKDIPNIDKLIKVWRNSIGFRGADPPVGLDGYLSIISAGGSTTECLFLSDGKTWTDLLANKLKKNFHPLWINNAGISGHSSYGHYILIQSYISKIHPKVVLFLVGANEIQKSETHPNERAIMQKHDSTYNFKTFVNYLASKTETVYFLQNINRFRQAAKAHLYTEPFDVRTENTLSLPDMAKEVRQAKAENAAALSAYEQRLHRLIDITVNSSIVPVLITQPVLYGNAIDNSTGKDLGKLKFAGNYNGELWWNIMEMYNDVTRKTASERNVFIIDLSKELHKDSRYYYDWLHFTNTGAQQVSEILYKHLCPFLSEKYPELNIGKCL is encoded by the coding sequence ATGGAATTCCCCGGTTGGAAAAATGTTGCTGCAGTATTAGTTGGTTGTGTCGTTGCAGCGATAGTATTTGAGGTATTTCTTCGTGTTTATAATCCTGTCCATTTCACTGTAAGAGGGGATAACATCACTTTAGCAGCAAATGAGACAATACATATAGAAAATAAGGATATTCCAAACATTGACAAGCTGATAAAAGTATGGAGAAACTCCATTGGTTTCAGGGGTGCCGACCCGCCTGTGGGGCTGGACGGCTACCTGAGTATCATCTCAGCCGGGGGCAGCACAACAGAGTGTCTCTTCCTATCCGACGGCAAGACATGGACAGACCTTTTAGCAAATAAATTAAAGAAAAACTTCCATCCTCTATGGATAAATAACGCAGGAATATCCGGGCATTCATCTTATGGACACTACATATTGATTCAAAGTTATATTTCAAAAATTCATCCCAAAGTAGTTCTCTTTCTTGTCGGGGCAAACGAAATCCAAAAGTCTGAAACACATCCAAACGAGCGGGCGATAATGCAAAAGCATGACAGCACATATAATTTTAAAACCTTTGTAAACTATCTTGCATCAAAGACGGAAACGGTGTACTTTTTACAAAATATTAACAGATTCCGGCAGGCGGCAAAGGCACACCTATACACGGAGCCTTTTGATGTCCGTACTGAAAACACATTATCACTGCCGGATATGGCTAAAGAGGTCAGGCAGGCTAAGGCTGAGAATGCCGCAGCCCTTAGTGCATATGAGCAGAGACTTCACAGGCTCATTGACATAACCGTCAATAGCTCAATCGTACCGGTTTTAATAACCCAGCCGGTTCTCTATGGAAATGCAATTGACAATTCAACCGGCAAAGACCTAGGCAAACTTAAATTTGCAGGCAATTATAACGGTGAGCTTTGGTGGAATATTATGGAAATGTATAACGACGTCACAAGAAAAACCGCTTCAGAAAGAAATGTATTTATCATAGACCTTTCAAAAGAACTACACAAAGACTCACGTTACTACTACGACTGGCTGCACTTCACAAATACAGGAGCTCAACAGGTATCAGAGATTCTTTATAAGCACCTGTGTCCGTTTTTATCGGAAAAGTATCCGGAATTAAACATCGGTAAGTGTTTATGA